The Anastrepha obliqua isolate idAnaObli1 chromosome 5, idAnaObli1_1.0, whole genome shotgun sequence DNA window gcgagtctggtaccgttgcaaagtcgtggcacattaatcttgcgcagcataataatcggtgctccaatttttaatcgtaaattatgaggtagTAGGCCTgacaaatcgagtgagtttaagaattcagttgcataatttacgacatcatcttgatcagtaaatagtgtccattgacttacttatatgcatatgtCGGTTGGCGacatatatgtttttaattttgcacgaatATTGATTATTGCTTCCTTTTAAGTAAAGAGGGCGGTATTATATTAGCTAGAAATACACCCACCACgtgttgagaaaatttaaagtaaaaatccgTGGCCGCGCGTTTTTGTGAAAGctagaagtaaaaattcataataaattcaataacgcaatttatggtttgatttttgtgcaaatttagttcTTGTGGTGTGTTTGATACACAGTGGTTGCTTTCTCGcttaaatttcgattattttacgaatattttttataatcagtGGTGGTTAGCAACAATTACCACCGTGACGTAAGTATTcctagaatttgcttttttatgcgGTCACTATGAGTGGGACTTTCTttggtatttacaatattttaggcaaatatttcaataatgcaACGATCATTGACGCAAAGGGAAATTGAAGAATGTTTGTATGAAGATTTACCTTCAGGACCTGAAAGTGAAGCCAGTTCCGATGAGGATGAATATCTAGACACGCCTGagtggccagtgtcaaaatcgATATTGGATGTGTGTGGGGCAGATGTACAGAATATCCATGAAGAGCTATTCGACGACGAGGATGGCATACCATTATCAAACTTTGTAAGTCAGAATAATGTTGTTACCTCTACGACCTTGCAGCCTCCTAAATGGAAAATGACCTTCTCTATGGATATACCTGGCGAGTTTGTTGAGAGTGTGGGCTTAGCTGATCATATAATCAGCTTGGAAGATGTAACACCACTCCGATTGTTTCGCATGTTTTGGACAGAGGACTTGGTTGAGGTCATAAGCTTTCAAACTAACCTATATGCAACGAAAGAAGGTAAACCTTTTTCTCCTACCAGTCCTTCTGAAATACAAACTTTCTTGGCCATAAATATGGTGATAGGTATAAAAAAGCTACCGAGTTACAAAGATTACTGGTCTTCTGCTCCTGATTTACGTGACTCCTACATTTCCTTTTGTATGCCCCTAAATCGCTTCAGCTGGCTTCTTGGATGCTTGCATCTGAATGACAATAATCTCATGCCAGACTATAATAAGTTATATAAAGTCCGTCCTATGCTTGAAATTCTTCGCCGCAActtcagaaataattataaaccatCCGAAAGTATCGCGGTCGACGAAAGCATGATAAAATTCAAAGGTGGCAGTTCTCTGAAGCAGTACATGCCGAAAAAACCGATCAAGCGGGGTTACAATAAACAAGTTACTCGCAGGAAACGTGATGGAAGTGCAGTTAGGATCGATTGCCCTCTGGctgtaaagaaatacaacagcaatatgAACTTCGTTGATAAATTCGATCAATTAAAAGCGTGTTACTCCATCGACCGAAAATCCCAAAAGTGGTgacaccgattttttttttcatttcttggatTGCTGCGTTATCAATAGCTATATAGCTTACAAAGAGCTTCTGATTAACAGACCTCATTTGGATGAGTTGACATTGAAGGACTTTCGCCGCTCAATTTATCAGGGGCTGTTAGCACCTTGCTACGTAAACAAGCGAGCTCCAGGAAGTTCCGCGATCAGCAATGGATCAACCCCAAGATCTCCTGTACCAGttgctataaaactgtataggCCTAGCGTGCCTGCTGAAATACGCCATGAGAGTAATCGACACCATCCGCTTAGAGGCACACCTAAAAGATGAGCCTTTTGCAGTACCAAAAGCGCCCCTGTCCGCACAGTATGGCAATGCAGAACATGCCACGTCCCACTTTGCCTCCGAAAAGGAAAGacatgtttttcaaattttcacaagaaataattatttgtaaatttattgccaaattttgtattgtcttttttctaaaaataaataaaaaagtgaagtaattgggggcattagttttaaaaaatttttgtacccttcagtcatggtggttactggtggtgaccaccttgtttctcaaaaacctaacggtaaatatttttttttttttgcattcgtgtgttacttgtattccatattccccaattaacaacaaaaaataaattttttatgtcgcagtaaagagcgtgacggaaagagttaataatacctgttgttttaatgttattattattttttgacgtgataacgtcttataattctatgtagccggctgcacgcaccaaaaaatgcgtcgttatcttgctcatgcgtcgttaccttgcttgaacagcatgttatgttatgttatgttatgttatgttatgttatgttatgttatgttatgttgtgttatgttatgttatgttatgttatgttatgttatgttatgttatgttatgttatgttatgttatgttatgttatgttatgttatgttatgttttgttttgttgctaggttatgttatgttatgttatgttatgttatgttatgttatgttatgttatgttatgttatgttatgttatgttatgttatgttatgttatgttatgttatgttatgttatgttatgttatgttatgttatgttatgttatgttatgttatgttatgttatgttatgttatgttatgttatgttatgttatgttatgttatgttatcttatgttatgttatgttatgttatgttatgttatgttttgttttgttgctaggttatgttatgttatgttatgttatgttatgttatgttatgttatgttatcttatgttatgttatgttatgttatgttatgttatgttatgttatgttatgttatgttatgttatgttatgttatgttatgttatgttatgttatgttatgttatgttatgttatgttatgttatgttatgttatgttatgttatgttatgttatgttaaagtatattatgttatgttaatgttaactcattctctatatccataccaaatatctatcaaacaaataaaattaaaattttcttttgaaaaatgcaaccattcaatcagtattttcttatgacgttatcacgttaaactatcgtcagtaaaccgattttacagacaacctctttttcgtCAAAGGAGCCGAGCAGAGAGCAATAACAAATAGAGAAGTGACTAAGTGATAGAAGAGGCCTATTGTCGGCTTGATGTTTAGTTTATATCTGCACTATAAACTGAACATTAATCATGAGAAATCTCAGTTTACTAGAAACTGTCAATGAAGATGAGGCTTCAAGCAAAACAAATGTAATCCAAAACACTTAAGTTGCAAGAAAACCTAAAATCTAATTGATTCATAGTACCAGCCCGTGACGTTGATTGAACACCTATTGGAATTCAGTCGAGCGGGTTCAAAAACTGTTAAAGCTGTCCTAAAATAGCAGAAATAGAAATGTGTGTAGCAGACGAAAGGAATATGGCGGCTCAAAAGAACTTTTGTATCCTACTAGCTCCCAAAAACATCTTTAGCTTCCCTAATAAATGCTAAAGTATGCCACGAGTAACTATGTAACTATTCGATTCTCTTTCTACGGCATCGATAAATAATTTGCTTTGAGACACCATATAGCTTCCCAGTACTTAGTCCGCTCTAAGTTTACCAACCCATTTAAGATTTCTTAAGGCCACATAATGCGTTCGCTTCCATAAAGATGCTTGTCTTAGATCACCTGGTCGGCAAGTATCATAGTAACCAGTACAGCATCGCTATATTTTTACACTACTTACCAAGCTTTTACGTAAACAGTCGATTGGATTAGTCTTGGATGGCTGCTTTGTTATCTgccaaaacaattataaatgcGCTTTTCAACTCTTTATCGGCGGTTACGCTGGTGTAGGCTGAGGTTGCCCAAggagtgagcacacttggacgaggaAAAAcgaattcgtcctttgtgatgctattatgaaggaggtgaggtgagagaggaagaccgatgggatgcggGGAGTGgccggggagaggtggtgctgggatggttaggagggtgTGTTagactgtgctgcgtttgcgtcaaccgctttgtgctactgattaaattcatcagattttaatgTCAGCGCGTGCTATaccagcaggcgtagcaaagaaataAGAGCCAGGAttcctggatcttagccccgccagagcagggcagctaaggacaAGGTTCTGATATgactccacctcatcctccatccatacagcgcaaaaaggactcgaggtgattcctagtctcacagcatgcattcctcgcgcatagtgacttgtgagaaaacccactagattcgagagctgatattttctcaacctcagaagctcaccCGAGCGTCCCCGGTCCACACGttgccagaaggatttcgcgaccttacaagtttgtgtacttgcccaacgctcgctgaaT harbors:
- the LOC129248671 gene encoding piggyBac transposable element-derived protein 4-like, producing the protein MQRSLTQREIEECLYEDLPSGPESEASSDEDEYLDTPEWPVSKSILDVCGADVQNIHEELFDDEDGIPLSNFVSQNNVVTSTTLQPPKWKMTFSMDIPGEFVESVGLADHIISLEDVTPLRLFRMFWTEDLVEVISFQTNLYATKEGKPFSPTSPSEIQTFLAINMVIGIKKLPSYKDYWSSAPDLRDSYISFCMPLNRFSWLLGCLHLNDNNLMPDYNKLYKVRPMLEILRRNFRNNYKPSESIAVDESMIKFKGGSSLKQYMPKKPIKRGYNKQVTRRKRDGSAVRIDCPLAVKKYNSNMNFVDKFDQLKACYSIDRKSQKW